taatttattaaaatcttgataattACGAGTACtaattagtaattataactcagtattataataattaaaatttcacaatttgaatttctaaattaaataaaccgAATTCCTAAATTACATAACAGTTAGCTTATGTTAATTACATACTACTATTTCAGATTAGGTTGATTGTATATTTCAGCTTACGTTAATTATATGTTTCATTTCAGttccaaataaattatgttgGCTGTGATATCATCCAGTTCCAATTTCTTTAATGGGAGCAATCCTATTTTAGTctcaattgaattatatatttattataatattaatgattttaaactcaaaaataaaattgttaaaatcttcataaatttaaattcttaaattatagtactccatataaaacaaattcttaacttacataatttaaaaatttctgACTTACATAAATGAAATTCCTGATGTTTCTCGATGAGCTCCATCAATAATTCATGATGCCGGTGTTCGAGAAATGATTGAGAATTTAGAATAAGATAAATGACATATAGATGATGTAGGGTTTTGTTAGATATGTGAGTATGTCAACAACCTAcgttataaaaattaatcatgttttttcttccccattttgatatatttatctaAGTCTCTATCAAGTACTCCTTCTAGATCTTTCTAACAAGGCAAATCCTTtacaatatttcaatcattttttccgtcatttcctattttatcaAGGCGAATCTTTtacaatatttcaatcatttttttccgtcatttcctattttattaattttggacTAGAACTCACGTTTTCCAGTATCAAAACAATTTGGACTTTCACTGTAGGCAGCTGAAAAGCTTTCAATTTATTGGATGTATGCAATCGCAAGCCAGTGCACTGGCTAACAGTCAAAATAATCGAATATCACATATCGTGAGAACATTCTATGAATTTATTAGTACATACTTTAGTCTGTCATTGCAATATAGACAGACTAATTGCAATAATAGACATTTATctactttttgaaaaagtaGCATTTTGTAATGATTTAAAACCTATGAGCTAAGTACTACGCAATCTTAATTTATGTgtcaaataatatttcaaactttACTTGATGTTGATTCGGAAAGTTCACAAAAGCCTATTTCCTTTAAGAGATAACTTTTTCTCTGTTCATCTATTGCACCAAATCAAAGTAATCCCctcaaaaatttcaatttaatatattctttaatgAGTTGTCAATATTCTGTTTTTTAATACAACTATACTCTTTAAAGGTGACATCTAGTGGTACAAACTTTACTTTATAAGCGAGGTCTACTGATTAATTAATCTCCCTTTCCAAATGAAAAAACTCCTAGCTAAATCCAAACTAAAACGAATTAAATGATCTTTTTATTACATAGCTAGCTAGTAGTATCATATATATAGTCCTATTAtacttcaaatttgaaaaaattgaatatccATTTTTAAGCATGGTAGGTTGTGTGCATATTAATTGTCCAAAGCATGAGCTAGGGTTGGGACAATGTGACTTCAAAGACATTCCATCACATTCACCCTTACACTTCAAGTGTTATTTTCATTCACTACTCaatcatatattaataatcaCTCTCTTTTATAACATCACCATGCATTACATTCTCTCCAATTGTTACAAAAACAAAGATATCATGTCTCCTAATAAACTCAATTCTCTAGCCATTCTCTTTGGCCTTATTGCAGCCTTAGCATCCACAAATTTGTTGACTCCAAACATCACGAAGCACCTTGTCGATTTTGTCCCTTCGTCTCTTTGCTCCATTCCATTTCTCGTCACTTCTTTAATTAGGCACAGCCATCGCCACGGCCACCACCATCATACAGACGAAGACAAGCCTGGCAACAAGACCAACATATGTGACAATTTCCCACCCGATTTCCCCCCTCCTGACACCAACACAACGTCGTTTTTCTGCGTGGATCGTAACGGATGTTGCAATTTTACCACTGTCCAAGCAGCTGTGGACGCGGTTGGTGTCATGAGCCCCAAAAGGAACATAATTTGGATTAACAATGGGGTTTACTTGTAAGCCTATAAATCAATAatccatttcttttctttttttttttcatgatatggtctttgattaattatttttcaaataaattcagTGAGAAAGTAACGAttccaaaaacaaaacctaACATCACATTTCAAGGGCAAGGCTATACATCAACCGCAATCGTGTGGAACGACACTGCCAACTCCGCACATGGCACCTTCTACAGTGGCTCTGTTCAAATCTTCGCCCCCAACTTTATCGCGAAAAACATAAGTTTCATGGTAACTGTACATAAAAGAATCcgaaattttatcaaattctatttagttttatttaaacatgtgaataatattaaatcaacgaagtttcagttttttcaattgtttcatGTATGCACAAAACGATGTTTTAAATATAAgcttttcatttattttccttccattttcttttttatttttaataaaacaatatcGTTTTGAGCATCATCAAAAGACgttattttgaaaaaacttCAGAACGCGGCTCCAATGCCCGAGCCAGGAGCGGTCGGAGCGCAAGCAGTGGCCATCAGAATCGCGGGAGACCAAGCGGCCTTCTGGGGGTGCGGGTTCTTCGGAGCCCAGGACACGCTCCACGACGACAGGGGCCGCCATTACTTCCGAGACTGCTACGTCCAAGGCTCGATCGACTTCATCTTCGGCAACGCCAAATCCATGTATCACAACTGCCACTTAGTCTCGATAGCGAGCCCGGTCGCGGAGGGCACCAAAGGGATAAACGGAGCCGTGACGGCGCAGGGCCGCGCCTCCAAGGACGAAAACAGCGGCTTTGCGTTCGTCAACTGCAGCATCGGCGGCACGGGCAGGATCTGGCTCGGCCGGGCCTGGCGCCCGTTCTCCACCGTCGTCTTCGCCTTCACGACGATGTCGGATATCATCGCGCCGGAGGGGTGGAACGACTTCAACGACCCTGCTAGAGATCAGTTAGTCCCAATATTAACTACGAGAAAAAATTCCCTAGTCCATCCACACCACATGGCAATCTTATTTGGTATGCCTAACTAATAAAATCTTGCCAAATGGAAATATGTAGTATACATGGCCAAGTGATTATAAGGCATAATATGATGTTTTAAgcaaagttttattattctcatatataaaatgattatcATATTGTACTAAAATGATTGTCATATTGCACCACCAAATTTTAATCGAGactattattcttttatattgacatatataaattatatttatttattcgatgggtatttttatccttttttttttatcgatatatacataaattatagtagtatattagcATCGCACACAATAAGTTTAATACTGTATGAATGACTATACAACgtagttctattttttttattttaccattaCCCATAAACTATATAATGATTATATGTTtagttaaaatattgattaagatagttaataataataaatgatcTGATGGATTTTATACGATAGACAATATATGAACAAATTtcaatatgaatttaaataaacatcAACTATAAATCTAAGAAGATAAAACTTTACTAGTCATAAATATgtcctctttaatttatagttaCTTAactgtaaaaaataattataaaataatgaagataaaaattatatatatatataaagatataattaataaattataaatatagtgaagaatatatttatttaaatggcAGACTACTTTTTTAATAGAAAtgaacaataattaataatttgacgTATTGTGTGTACATATGgttgtatatattaaatatggGAATTATAAAAGTTTCCTTAAAACATCATATTATACCTTATAATCACTTGGCCATGTATACTATACATTTCCATTTGGcaagattttattaattaagcaTACCTATTAATACGAACACACTGGAaagatataaattaaaaaaaaagtcgcCCCAAAAGAATATTGAGAAGTACAAGTGGACACTGGATAGCATTTGATTTTACGCGATACTTAAACATGAAATAGTCAAGATTTTTCCATGCGCCGGAGAAACGAAGcatttaattgtgaattttgtCTCAATATTGGAAGGCCagaatattatatttcaattcatcccataaaaatagatattttgggatgatacgagttttaatatactattagtaaaggaaaaaaaatagatatatagaaagaaaataactggaacaaaataatgttagtgaagaatgagACTTACCTcgttaaaaagaaaaaaatttaataaaaataaaaattaattatttttataggacgaatcaaaatgaagtgaatgcctattttttattaaatggaaaaagtaTATGGATGGATGAGTATTACTAATTGACTGTAGAAACTAGAAAACATTAATAGATGTAATGCCAGTTTAAATTAggtgaaaatatatttaaagcATGAAATTCCACGTCAAAATAGACTTTCTATtaataaacaatatattacATGGAAGTGAGGGATCGTAGTCAAGATAGTTGAAAATTTGACGTCTCATAATAATGGTAGTGACCAAGTCAATTATGTGAATTGTCTGCATACTCATAGCTTTTAATGAACATATTAATTCGTAATCACTAATTATCAAAACAACTCCCACCATCTAAAAAATATTGCCCCATTTTTAACTTGTTGGATGTTGAGGGGTGATAACttatttttcaatgtttttAATGCTCTAACTATGTTGATTTTGTAGCGAACAAATGTTTGTTAGTTCCTTTATGCTTTGAAGTGTTTTATCTCGTGAAATGTAGGTTTTCActatttgtttgaatttgtagATAGTACTATGAATTAGGTGACTTGGTCCTAACAAAAGTTTTAGTTCGTCTCTATACAAGTTCGTAAGCAAAACAGATTTAAAATCCAAACACGcgcgaagaagaagagaaatacAAATAGACATACACAGAAATAACgattaagaaaatgatcatCGTCTTAGGCCTAAAAACAATGACCTATCTATTGATCGTCATTTCATATGCGTAGGTCTCCTGAACCCATGGAGTGGACAACGAGTGGCCAACAATTACcgttttaaagaaaattaaaggtGTCATCATTTTTTATGGTAACCTTTATTCCCAATGAGGTGTGGATAGTTATTTTTCATCCTTACGATTTTACTAAGATTGAAACGGGCTTTGATGATTGCAATTGGGTTACAATTTGGACAAAACATTGGGccatcaaaattttgaagttcATTATAGATGGATGATATTGAAGATTAATGATCTTtaaatctttcttttttattttcatttcactttAAATTTCCGTTTTCAAACCAATTATATATACGATCGTCccatttctttcttctttacGAGTTTGATTTTTCCTAATATTtccttatttctctttatcaaattatgcaatttttaattttcctctttgtttctttaaatatgttttaatttaaccatgcaaatttaatttaattaaataatttgttttagttatacaaaaaaataattttaatctgTATAACCGCTGAAAAGTGTAAATAAATGTCAGCAAATATAAAACTGCAATTAAATTATCCGACAAACAAGTAACCAACAATTATCAACCAAATAACCATTATCCACTAAACCGCCTAAACTTGAGATCTCTCATTCTAGTCttctaaaaaacaaaaacatttgaaataaaaaaatatgatcaacCATAGTTATGTGCAATGATACACTTGTAAAAGGAATAAAGAACAATAtagaaatttgaattaatgtCCATAccaaaaaatcatttaatttatccCGAGCAGTATGTAACAATCAGAGACACGACATGTGATTGAAACAAATACGAAAAAGTGTACTTGTAAATAAGTAATAATATTACGGTAagtatcataaaaataagactTTATTACCCCAAGTGTCAGAGCTAAATATGGGTTGTTTCATCCAACCAAGTGAAAGAAAGTGGTTGAAAGCTTGAGAAAGatgtttcaaaatttatgcTCTTTTGCCTGCAAATTTCTATTGATTATTTATCATAGGTGAGGTATATTATGATTGATCTGTGATTAGAAATATCTTCCTgataattactttatttaagtTGTACTatcatacataattataaattaagtCTAAATTAATATACTGAGTATATTACAAggaatttcaaatatttaccCAATAAccaaataacaaaactaaCTAGACCACTTTCAGGGCAACAGAATTGTTTCCACTTTTTCGTTGCGAAAGAGTTACCTTTATtcaaagtatttttttaattcgatcactttaaaatatttcacctttttagtttttaattagtATAGTCAACTTCTTAATTAGgggataatattttaatataactaGGGTTTACTattatctttctttttaaaaatttagctAATCGTTttatttatggagtaatataattaagatatATGATCAGGGTTCCTATACATTCTTGTAATTGGATTTATAGTTACTTTGGTTTCCATCAGTAATTACagaacaaaagaaattaaaggaAACAAATTGAGCAAAAACGTCATAGTAATTTTTGGAAGAAATGTGCGTAAGCGTAACATGCGTTGCCCCTTCGAGCTAGGTTATCATACCTTGAcccccaaaaaattaaattaatcaattgtTACGTTTTTAGCACCAAATCAAATTtccaaaatgattaaaatacaTAGGTTACATTTGAGCCTAgctaattttaattggaagAAATGGAATttcaattgatattttttttgtcgaAGTGGGATCGGAATAGAATTATCATACGTCAATCAACATGAAATTAAAGCTTAACTATCCTTTAATATTTCAACGATCGAATCAAGTACAGCCCTTTTTTCAACATGAAATGAAAGCTAAAATGATGGGAGATgccttattttttattactagtacattttttttattggtatGTATATTAGAGAACTTTACACAATGTAAAATGATTGAGTTACACTCTACATATATACACTCTCACATAATAAGGTATCTCGAACACCatacttattaattaaaacaaaatctctTACAAATTAAGTtgtttgaaaatattgatttatatacAAGACACAATTAATAGTTAGCACAACTCATTGCCGGCCTCGTGGGCTTTATAAACCGTCACCCCCCTTAACTAGAATTTTTCTCATCATAAACGCTTTAGTCATGTTATCACAAACTTGGAGTGTAGTGCTGAAATAAGTGaatgaatgataatgatagTGTAAAAGTTTGCTTTATCACAAACAACactaataaattgttttaattatggtttccaaaattagacatacataaaattaactCGGAGTATTACTAATAGTGCGAAAATCAATCAAAGCCGCAATCCTTGAAAATTACTTgtatatgattatttatatgCATTTAATATGTCGCGGCCCAAATTCTATTAGGGTGCGTTTGGAAcacggaattggaattgaattggaattggaattctatggaattgaattggatggaattgaattctaattcaattccaaatccccTGTTTGGTATTATTACAGAATTGATATAGAATTGTATTATAATTCCAAATCCATTGTTTGgtaacttaaaaaattaacatagaTTTGGAATtagtttgattatttttaaaataacattcaCTTTGAacaaaatactatatattattttttattatcttttgataATTACTTTTGCATTCATTTTGaacaatatactatatatgcatTAACTTAAATctatactttttttatatacctTTAGGTATATAAAATAGATTGAAACTTGTTTACTAGAACATACCTTTAGGTACTATGAATGGATAATTTCTAGTAAGTGCATCTCGTAATACTCTGCTATCTGCTGCAGATCCTTCCCATCCAGGTAAAATGTATGTAAAGCTCAAATCACGAGAACACACAGCCAAAACATTGGTTGTTATCCTACCCTTTCTATTCCTGTATCTTCCTTGATCATTCAATGGAACACTTACTTCAACGTGTGTTCCATCAAGTGCCCCGAGACAGTTCTACATCACGaaagtactaattaattagtataatttagatagatttacaaaaaaataaacaaatagaaaaatacTTACTTCAAACCAATCCCATTTTTCATCTTCGAAGCCATCCATGACTGTTTCTCGTTGGACAACATAATGACTTCCTAATTTTAGTATagtatttaatactatatggaAGTATCTACTAACAGTCTCTCCGGATCTAATGAAATCAAAGCCGACTTTACGGTttgttaaattaaaagagatgaCATATAGAAACATGGCTACTACTTCTTCAACCGTGATATTTCTTGTGGTTTTCAAACCTATCTCTTTTAGCTTAAAACATAGCACAGTAAAGCAATGCCTAGTCAATCTAAGTTGTTCCTTACAAGTTCTGTCACTTCCATAATAGAGCCGTCTTACATATAACTCGCGTGCTATGGAAAAGTCAAGGCTGGGCTCTTTCACCATGTGTTGTTCATGCCATTGAAAGACTAATGTAGCAAATTTCACAACTTGAAGAATAGTGAACACCTTAGTCGAAGAACTCTCATCGTCACTTCCATCACCGGAGTCATACTCTTGAATATCCATGTACTAAAGTTAAAAGATAGTGAAAACTTATAAGCTATAACATTATCACATTCTAACCATAATATAAACAACAACcatgacaaaaaaattgaggaaaaatgagaaatatgaGGTATATGGCAGCAGATGTAACTTTAAACACTTGATCAAGCATACAACTTCCATTAAAAACTTATATAGCTTCATTATAAACAAATTtcgaaaataaaacaattgaaaagcAACATATAATGCTAGCCCCCTTTTATATGTGAAACTGCTGCCTGTGTGGACAGCCAGAATCCCAcctcaattttaaaaaaagaagcaaataaATCAACAGATTAGCAAGGAAAAGCAATAAATTAAGGAAAATGGGCCACGATAACTCTTCTTCCCAATGATAAAACCGATTCCACAACTTAAAGAAAGAGctaaaattccaaaataagCCAATCTTGAAATTCTCGAGATAACAATCTACAGTCCCTTTATCCATTTCCAGACCCCAgttcattataaaattctcAAGATAACATTCAATAACTTCAAAAAAATGCATTCTTTaccaatttcataaaaaaagaagtagaaaaaaatcaCACAGCAGTTCCAATTTCTCCAAAACTCATCAGCATTACACGAGCAAGAAATAGAAAACTTTAGCATATTTTATCCGAATCAAACAACGTCAACTAAATCCTGTTGTTGTTCTTAATGTGCACACATGAGAAACACAGtataatatggagtatgaTTTACAATTCCTGGATTTTCTCATTGTAAAGTAATAGGCCACATAGTAGATATAAATTGAAGTAATAGTACCATAGCAACCGAGAGAAGAAAATGACTTCTTGTGAGGATTACATCATTAGCCAATACATACAGAATACAATCCAGTAGAGTTACATCAAACTAAACCTAGACAAGATAATGTCACTGTTTGATCAAAACGATTGCAAGGGTAATAATCCAATTTGTAACTAGTAAACTAAACATATACTACAATTCACATTACTGAAGAAAGATAAAATCCAAGTAAAGCTTATAGCCATGCTTGCATATTCTAAAATCCAAGTAagtcataaatatatattgctaAAGAAAAACGTATAAACAGATACAAagttaaccaataactccagATAAAGAAAGACCTACAATTCAactacatttttaatttggcaAAACTTTCATCACAGAATTAAAACGGTAAAGGTTGCAAAAGGGATATACCTGGTGTTTGGTTAAACAGCGACGGATAGCGCGAGTCTTCTTAGGGCGAAGATCGAGAGACAGATACTTTTTGTTCTTGTAGGCTTCTCTGAGAGCGGATTTCTGCTTCTGCTTCTACAATTTTATCAAAGTTGTAGTTGCTGAGAGTAGGTCTCTGACATCGAAGACATCGAACCTGAATTTTCACTCCTTATGAGACTCACCTTACCACAATTAGCACACGAGAGTCGAAACAACCCAAAAGCCAAAAAATTAACCATAGCTAACAACTACAATTGAGATCTGAAAAAATTAACCCAGATAGAAACCCAAAACCCAAAAACGTCGGCTAAGATAAAATCCAAAACGTACAATCGAGAtctgaaatttttttggaagattaaattttttttttgagatttAACAGTAAATACAAATTCGCAAATTCAAATGCAAAAACGAGAAAATACGCACCATGAATCTGAACTTTTGATTGGGAATAATTCTTGTGAACAGCGATAGAGCAACGATGGAGGCAGATCTGCAGAGAAGGGAAGAGTCGAGAGAGAAGGGAAGAGTCgcgagagagaagaagaggcGGAGAGAGTGGGGGAAAAAATTATGACccggttttttattttgaccCGAATTAGATCCGCGTGTTTTTTAAGTTTGACCCGGAAATTGAGATTTTAGAATTCGAATTCTTTTATTGAGGTGTagaattgaaattatagaattgaaaattttggaattataattcaattctaatTCTATAACTTTTTGTGTTACCAAAcaatggaattggaattggagactccaattccaattccatagCTCCAATTCCATGTTCCCAAACACACCCTTAAGTATTTTAATATGCTTTtacttgatttaatttgtcGCTTCAAAACACCAAACCATGGACATATTTTTGTGTAATTATGACTACTGGTATAGTGCATACATGTCCAATGGCTACACTTAAGTAAGcacttattattttatgatcattacttcacttattattttatgatcattactttaattaaattatatatgacACTGGGTGCTTAAGTATTAAGATACCCATGTACTATCAAATATGTTTAGGCAAACACTTGAATGAGGGATATTCCTCATATACtatgtttaaaaaatgtttgagCTTATATACAAACATCCATATTGATCTAATCATTTTACCTCCAACATTAATTCATATTAAGTTGTTAATGGCTTAGTGCTGTTGATTTTCTTGGTTAATTCATATATTCTTGGACGCCACTCTCCTATTAACATTAGTTTTGGAATGGATGGAGAAGTCCGCAACATCTTTTactatagttttttttttatataaaaagaagGTTGCACATTTCATCTCGAAAAAATACTCTaaacttatatataatatttttattcttaataataatttttttaattttacatttttacttGGAATATGAATCACGCCAAATTAGCTTAAATGTCAAGGGCTTTGGGATATGCCAAAGTTACAatcttcatttttcaataataaattttgtttgtaCTCATGGTGAATTGCAAGGAACATTGACCAAGTCCATCATATAATCATGATAATTGgacattttttagttttggtAATTTCATCctttaaatactagtacttaatttaattttgatgctTTATCAAATGTCATAGAAAAAATTTAGATAGAATtacacaaaaacaaacaagtatctttgaaaaatatgtaaCATTATTATCTTTATAAAATGAACATTGCATACTTTCATGAGTGTATGTACATATAGAAAAGTCCTAGGTTGTTATTCATAGTAGTTACGAATCCATCGCAATAGAattgtaaattatatataaaagccATAGACGTGTAGCAacaatatatgaatataacCATACAAACTCCATttatctttactttttcttaaaaaaatcaatagaaTAATAATCTTCCTTTAATCTAGTATACTAACATGAGTAGTTTGTTTACACGACAGTTAATGAATGGTATTAAATTCCGAACCTACCTTTATTCAACTAGTCTACCACGTTTGCGTTTAAATCTTAACTCCTCTCCTCTATAAACTTGACTACCCACCCTCATCACTCCTCTGCATTCAATAACTTGCTGCTGAGCGACagaaaccaaaacaaaaaaaagaaaaagaaacagaaTAATGGCAACAACTACACCAGAAAAATCCCTCCCCATCCCTCCCCTCAAAACCCACAAACTCTTCTTCCTCTCCCAGATTTCCCTCAGGCTcttcgccgccgccgccactcTCGCCGCCGCATGGATCATGCTCACCGCCAAACAATCCTCCGTCGTCTTCGGCATCCAAGTCGACGCCCGCTACTCCTACTCCCCCACTTTCAAGTAAGACATCATTTTCTGTGTGTGAGTTGACCGAGCAGTAGAGAGTAGAGAGGTTGATAATGCCTAATAAGGCCAAAGGTCTCAGGTTCGAGTCCTCCATGGCGCgaccttta
The genomic region above belongs to Salvia hispanica cultivar TCC Black 2014 chromosome 3, UniMelb_Shisp_WGS_1.0, whole genome shotgun sequence and contains:
- the LOC125209675 gene encoding probable pectinesterase 8, whose translation is MSPNKLNSLAILFGLIAALASTNLLTPNITKHLVDFVPSSLCSIPFLVTSLIRHSHRHGHHHHTDEDKPGNKTNICDNFPPDFPPPDTNTTSFFCVDRNGCCNFTTVQAAVDAVGVMSPKRNIIWINNGVYFEKVTIPKTKPNITFQGQGYTSTAIVWNDTANSAHGTFYSGSVQIFAPNFIAKNISFMNAAPMPEPGAVGAQAVAIRIAGDQAAFWGCGFFGAQDTLHDDRGRHYFRDCYVQGSIDFIFGNAKSMYHNCHLVSIASPVAEGTKGINGAVTAQGRASKDENSGFAFVNCSIGGTGRIWLGRAWRPFSTVVFAFTTMSDIIAPEGWNDFNDPARDQLVPILTTRKNSLVHPHHMAILFGMPN
- the LOC125209676 gene encoding uncharacterized protein LOC125209676; this translates as MDIQEYDSGDGSDDESSSTKVFTILQVVKFATLVFQWHEQHMVKEPSLDFSIARELYVRRLYYGSDRTCKEQLRLTRHCFTVLCFKLKEIGLKTTRNITVEEVVAMFLYVISFNLTNRKVGFDFIRSGETVSRYFHIVLNTILKLGSHYVVQRETVMDGFEDEKWDWFENCLGALDGTHVEVSVPLNDQGRYRNRKGRITTNVLAVCSRDLSFTYILPGWEGSAADSRVLRDALTRNYPFIVPKGMF